GATCGTTGGCTTCGAGCGCTCCCTCAGCGAGATCGAGAAATCCATTGATGATCCCCGTCGCGCGGTCACGCAGCACCGGGTCGAACCCGAGCGATGACCAGAATCCGTTCCACCGCGTGCGGTAACTGTGGTCCGAACTGAGCGGCACAAGGTGGTCGCGTATCAGCCGGCCGAGGCTGTTCTCGTCCAGCTCACGCAGCTGACGCGCCAAGAGTGCTGGCTTCGATGCCTCGGGCAACGGCTGCGGATCTTTCACGCGCAACCATGGGCGCGGCCCCACCGAATCGATCACGGCAGTGAGCGGCCCGACGATGACCACGAAAGATCGACCTTACGACGGTGCGAGCTCTCGGCGTGATCATCGAGCACGAACTCCGAAAGCAGCGCCTTGGCTCGTTGCTCGACGAAGCTGGCTTCGTTGTCCATGTTCATACCCTTCTCGTTTGTCATCTCAACTCCTTCGACACAGCTAACACCGACAGATCGACCGCCGGCGCGTCGTTCGACCACACATGTGTACGACCAACAGGAAGCAACTCCGGTAGCGGGTGCAACCTCCACGGCTCGATCTCATCGAGCACTTCCTGAGCAAGCACCACACCATGGAAACGCGTCGGCACCGTCGTGACATCGACAATGGAGCCCCGGCGCCGGCACTCGTTCATCGAGCGGGCCGAACCGTTGCTGATCACAACCTGCTTCCAGGGCTTGCCAGTGATGTCAAGAATCGCCACGACGTGTGGCTCGAGCCAACCCCGCTCACGCCAAACAGGCAAAACTCCTTTGTCCTTCGGGAGAGCGATCTGGGCGATCGCCTCGCGGGCGTAGTCGGCCTGCTGCCGGCCCCGCAACTCAGACTCGGCGGCCGGCAGACGCAGCTGCTCGAGTCGACGATGTGGGACGGCCGCCAACTGTCGGTTGGAGCCGGCCAACCATCGCCTAACGGTGCGCGACGAGATATGCATAGCGTCCGCGACCGCCTGCGCGTCAACACTTCCACGCGCCGTTTCGCCGTAACAGGTCCGGAGCATCGCCTCGAGACGTTTGCGCGTCCAGCGAGGTCCTCGATGTACGACCACAACTACCGTTCCAGGTCGAAGCTGTTAATTTGAAAGAACTCCCACCCACCGACGTAGTCCTGCGCTCGCGTGTTCATCCAGTCGGTCATTCCCTTGTCGCCACCGCGTTCATACGCACTCCACATCGCCTCGACCTGGTCGGGCGTCAGCGTCAAGGTGATCAGCCGATCGCGGGCATACTCCCGCGGTCCCGGACCCTGAACAGCATCGATCCTGATCTTGCCGCCGTATTTGGCCAGCGCCTTACCTTGTTTGCTGCTTCGCATAGTCGACATCGCCGCGCGACGTGCGCTCTGCGTAGATGGCGCGCGTTTGGCCTTGTGGGCTAGGGCTTTGAGGGTCTCGGCTCGTGGTTTGGCGATTCGCTGCCGACCTTCCGGGGCCAGCCAGCGTTCCACGGTGCGTCGAGAGACCCCAAGATCGCGTGCTGCGGCGGCAGTGTTGATCTCGCTCCGTTTGCCGGGCCCGTAAGCGGCAAGCAGCTGAGCCTTGAGGTTGGCGGATCCAGGTCGACCGGAAGTGTCGGCGCCTCGGCGTCCGGTCAGCTTGCCGAAGAATTCCGATTGTTGCTTTCCGCGCTCAGCGCGCAGCACTTCACGCACCGCTGTCTGGGTAACACGAAGTTCCTTGGCGGCTCTTGCGACATTGATCTGGTTGTCCACCACAGAGCCGTAGTCCGCCAGACTGTCGGCGATCCGCGAATAGGCAGTGCGGTTGAGGGGTTTCCGTGCCATCACGAGTCACTTCCAGCGCTGATGTTGGCGGACATCCACTCAGCCGGTGCGATCAGATCCGACTTGCCCCGGTAGCCCTTGCTGTCCAGGTACTGCTGATGTTCGGCGAGGAGTGCGGATCCTTCCGGCTTGTACTGGCCGAAACCACGTCCGAATTGCTTCGGTCCTCCAGGCCACGCCCGCTGGGGATCGGATTCATCCGACACGTAGAGCACGGTGTCCTTGGTGACTGCGACGGGCCATTGTCCGGTGTCTTCGCCGATCTGAGCTATCCGGTACATGATGTTGGCCCGCGACTTGGCGACGATGTGGTGGTGACGCTCTGGTGAATATCCTGGGCGTCCTGCCAAGTGCAGATCGGAATTGAGAATGCCGATCGTGTGCGTATAGATGACTTTGTTCTGTTCGCGAGCCAACTGCGCGTCGAGATCGTCCTTGACGTCCAAGGCGGTGCGCGCATCCCGGATCCGTTCGTACCACGGGACGAGGACCCGTCCGTGGTCAGGCCACACGTAGGCCTCCAGAATCTCTGGTTCGTACCCGAGACTGCTGGCGCGTTCGAGGGTGGGTGTAGTCACCCACTTTGGCTCAGAAATTGACAAGCCCATCGGGTTGAGTGGATTCGGGAGCCGCCAGTCCGCGCAGTCGGGGATCTCCACGAGCCAGTACCCGGGGAGCTTGCGATCGAACGGTAGTCCGTTCGAATGATGCACAGGTTCGCCGATTGGAAGTTCGAGGCCGGCGATTCCTGCCGCGTACGACCCGCCGCGGTCGAAGGCATGGACGTAACGGCACTTCGCTTCGTCGTCAGACAAGGTCCGTGACCAGTCGATATCCGCTTCGAAGATCTGGAACTTCTTGGCGAACTCGGCATCGGAGGATGCGAATACGCGCTTCCACTCCTTCGGCCGAGCGGCGATCATCAGGTCGATGCCCGTCGATGCCGGGCTCACAGCCCAGGGGAAACGCAGAGCACCTGCAAGCAGTGACAGGCGCCGCGCCAGAACGGCGGGTGCCGGCGAGTCACCAAGAATGGGCATCTCCTTGGGGTCTTGGCTCATGCCGGAGACCAGTGCCACCCAGACACCACGCGTCTCGCCCTTCCACACGCGGGTCCAAGTGCCGAGCCGGTCCCCCTCCTTGCCGCCGAGCTGCCAGCCCTCGGAGAGAGCCTCTGTGACGAACGGAGATTGTGCGGTCAGTTCCTTGATCCGGTCGTTTCGGTTGCGCTTGCCCAAACTGCTGGTGTCGATTCCCACGTGCTGCGCCATCGCGTCGGTGATCCAGATCTGCCCAGGCACCGACCATTTGTCTGACGTCCACGTGCCGAGGTTCAACGTCGCTACGAGTTCCGCGACATCGCCGACATGGGTGATCGGCGCGGCAAGGTCGTGACGGGTGCCATCGGGTAGCCATGCGCCATCGACGTCGAGTACTGCCGCGGGTGCGGTGAAGGTGGTCGGTGCTTCTCCTGCTGCAGGATTCGGCGCCGGGGTTGTCGTGGTCGGCTGCTGCGTGGTCTCCGCCGTCGCGACGATGGCCGGCGTTGCTGCAGCAGTGTCAGGAGACGTCGTTTCGACGGGAGCCGACTCCAGCTCGTCCACAACCATTGGCGAATCCTGTCCGACTGTGTCGCCGGTTGCTGCAGCTGCAGATCGGGTGGCGGCGGTGCTCTGCCACCAGCAGGGAAGGTGCATCACCAAGCCGTCGATCTGCCATCCGGCGTCCTCGCCGCCGCACAGGGCGCAGGTGGAAACCGGTGAAATCTGCACTCCATCAGCGAAATGCCCCTCGGCATCGGTCTCGATAGCCATCTCAGGCTCCTGTTCGGAATGAGAGCTGGTCAGGCTCATGATTTCGTTGGACGAATCACCCGAAGCTACGCCGGGCGCTGGACTGTTCAGATCGGCGAGCCAACCGTCGAACAGAGCCGGACCGCTGGGTACATCAGGCGTGGACGAGTCGCTGGAATCGCCGCCGGGTGTCGGGTCACTTGATCCTGCATCGCTGGTTACTTGGTCTTCCGGATCATCGCTACCGAGTAACTTGTGTAGCCGCAGTGCAACCATGCGCTGCCTGCGGTTTTCGCACTTGACCATCCGCTGCACCGTGTACCGCGGCATCCGGCCTTTCCGTTCCTCCGCGATCAGCACGCCCTCGTCATAGAGAGCCCTCAAGGCGGTACCACGATCGATCTGCAAGGTATCGGTCATCGTCTGACCAGTGGCCTTCAACACCTGTTCGAGGGCCATCGGGTCCAACAAGACTTGTGGTTGACCATCGCACGGCCGCGGGTTAGCGACGACATATCCCAACCGAACGCCTCGACCTTCCGCACGCCATCGAGGGGTGCCGTCGGATGTTTCACCCACCACACTGCGCCGCCATCCAAGACATGCAGCCATCGACCAATCCGCTGGAGCTTGCCCCGTGTCGACGTCTTCCACGTAGGCGTGACCATTTCTCAGTGCGTGTACCAACAACTCCCGTACTCGCGCACCGGTCCGCATGGGCAGATCTGGGTCAGTCGCCGCAGCAGCGGCATCAGACAAGCCCATCGTGACCAGGTCCCCGACCTGCGCGACTTCGTTCTCTGTTAACGCTCCGACATCAACAAGGAAACGTGACATCGCATGCCAGCCCGCCCACAGAGACCCCAAAGCGTCTGCCTGACGAACACTTTCACCACTCGTGCGCAAACGCTCGCTATACCGCTCACCTTCGGCAAACGCCTCAGCGCGGACACTATCCAACCGAGGACATAACCACTGCAGGTACGTGGCCATCAACAAGGCACGGCCATGACGGGAATGCGCAGTATCGAGTTCCTTCAAAACATCCAGTTCGATTTCCCGCGCCTGCAACGGCACCACGAGCATCCGCTGAGCTGCAGATCCTGGCCGCGGCATGATCTCGGAGGTAACCAACGCAGACGCGCGTGGCGGGGTTCCGTCCAGAACACCGAGACCATCACGTGTGCTTCTCGAGCGTTGCTCACCGTTGTGCACCATGCGAGCGAACTCTTCGAGCGCCTTCTGCGCAGTCCCGAAATCTCGAGTTGGTGCGACATCGTCCGCCCAGTACAGAGCGTCTTTTGCGGCGTTAAGCTTGATACGCAATGCATTCAATGTGTCGCCGTTGCCCGACATCGATGTCGCCGGTCGCCGGCGATCCCATTTCTCTCCCCAGTGGTGCATCGCCAATGACGCGAGTGATGTCTTGTAGCTGTTAGGCGATCCGACCAACGTAAGAACCCACGGGGTCGGACCCAATGCGGACCTAAATACCTGCCCAAGTAGAGCGGCCGAAACCCGCGTCGGGGTGCGTTCGAGCATCGAGCCGGAATGAAGAAGGAATGCTTCTCGGATCCTTACTGGGTCGGGCGTCGGTGCGGGAAGGTCATACATCTTCAGGGGGCCGGTCAGCAGAACGGGGGCTACCCGTCCGCCGTTCTCGTCGATGGCTCCCCCAGCATGAACGAAGAACCACTTTCCCTGATCATCGCGGCGCCACCCGGTGGAGCGGTAACGCACCACCCGTTGGATTTCGCGCCCACCTGCGCCCTTGAGTGCATCTCGCAGCTTCGCCACACCGCTGGGGCGAGAGTCGTACGCAGGCGGACCTGGCAAGGTATCGACCCAGCCGCAATCCCGGTACTCCTTCGCCGGGATCCGAATCCGCAGAAACTCTCGGCTCTCCGGATGGGTGTAGCCGATAACCACTGCGGTGAGTTCTTGAGGTGCGGCGGGGTTGACTTCACTCTGACCGGCCATCGCCGCTCGGCCCATCAACTCCGGCTCGTCGACGTCAATACCCGCCTCGGCAATTTCGAGATACTCCATCTCAACGATCCGGGCATCGAGGTCCAGTACGAGTTTCGCCTGTTGATCACCGCTCTTGGTCGTGACGATTTCGACCAAGTTCCCGTCAATGATCCGATACACCGGAGCGATAACATTTCGCCCCCGGATCGTGTTCAGCGGCGTAACGAGGCTTTCCGAGCCAGACCGGACCGACTGTGAATCAACTGGGCTGAGCGACTCCTGAACCGCACCCGGTACGGGCTCAAGCTCGGGATCTTGCAGAATCGGCGGAATGGGAACTCGCGCGACATCGTGTGCCGCTCGCGCTGCAACACGCGCAGCACGCCATGCGGTCATGGCATTCTCGACCGCTTCTCCCGCCCAATCGGTGCCTTCAGCCGCGGCCTGCTGTCGAACTTTGTCCAGAAGTTCAGTCAGATCTTCGAAACGTCGCTCCGATTCGAGCGCCCAACGTTGTGCGCGTCGGAACTCTTCGTCTCCGTCCCGCCCATCTGCACGATCAGCTCTGGCGGTCGCCTCTGCCAGCGCAAGTTCGATTAGTGCTTGCTTCTCGATTACGTCGGCAGCAAAGCCGTGGGCAGCGACCTCCCCAGGCCGAACAGGGATCAGACCACCCCACCTCGAGTCGGTCAACCATTGACCGCCATCGACGTGGTCAGTGAAATCAGATTTAGGTGCCGCCGGTGCGGACAGCAAGAGCTGGACCTGGGCACCACTGCCACCCAATAGAGATGCGAGTTCGATACCCCGCTTCCATCCGACGGAGTCGCGATCAAGCACTACGCGAACCTCAGCGCCTTCGAAAAGGTCAGCACACGAGAGAGGGAAGTTCAGTCCGCCTTGAGCATTGGTCGTGGCAACCAGTCCAAGCGACTCGGCTGTCTCGACATCCTTCTCCCCCTCGAGTAACCACACAGGCGAATGGCTCGAGATTGCCGACAGCAGTTCCGGCAGTCGATACAAGACCGGTTCAAAACCCTCCGGCTTACGCTTGCGCCGGGTCCCTGCGGCATCCACGAAAACCTGTCGGAACTGCTTGTGCCGGCCAGCTTCACAGCTCGTGCATTCCTCTCGGATCACCTCCTGCACCAAGGCACCGTCGGCTGATACGTACGGGTAGACCTTGACCCGATCCCACCGGTGTTGCGCGTCCGGTGTTACGTCTGGGAACGCGATTCGGGCGGGCAGTCGTCCTCCCTTCGGCCTACGCCGCCCAGCACCACGTTGGTGCGGAGATCGGCCTACGCGTGTGAGCGCGTCGCGACCAAACAGCGGTTCGTCGAAGAGATCGGTCATCGACAACCCAAGGCCGTCGGCGATCTCCGAGACGGGAGCTTCACAGCCGTGGCAGTGAAGCAGCACCATTCCTCCCCGATGCCCATCGACCCAGGTCACTGACATCGACGCGTGACGGTCGCCATGTATTGGGCACCGTGCCATCAGTTGGGTAGAGCCGCGTTCGGTCACCCCGCCATTGCGTTCGGCAGCAGCACGAACCCGGTCGAATGACGACATCCGGCCGTTCTCAATAGCTCCAGCAGTGATAGCAGTCACGAAGCCGCCTCAGACACACGCGCCAGGAGATCTGGCAAGCGCGGTGCGGCCCGGGTTAGTATGGGCACAGGTCCCCTCCAGGACTCGTATTTATGAACAAGGTCCCCTCCAGGACTCAGTTCGTAATCAACGGATCGAAGGACCCCCGCAGGCCGCCAAGCAGTGGGGGTCTTTCGCTATTTATGGCCAGGTCATGCCGAGATTGAAAGTTCATTGTCGGACGAATCGCAGACCGCGTAGCGCTCGTCGTGGGCCCGTAGTTTTTCCGGGTCCAACTTCTTAAGGATGTAGTCGGGGACATCCAGGTTGTACGCACGGGCCATGACGAGCAGGGCGTAGTCGCCCAGCTCAAGTCCGAGCTCTTCGGCGCGTGCTTCGTAGAAGCTGTGCTGTTGAAGGGGTGCACGAACTGATATGCACTTGCGCGTTCCCTTGTGTGGCCGTCCCATGCGATGAGCCTAAACAGAAACTGCTTCGGAAACGTCGAAGGTCGTGTTGTCGGTGTGTCGCCGTTCATCGTGCATCCCCTCACCTTCACCAAAAATCCGCTTCTGGTTAGAGGAAGATCCTTCGGCCCAACGCTGTGTGACAGATGGGAAACAAGATCTTCGTCGCCGCATCATGCCGCGGAGCATGGACTGTTTCACCAAACTCGCCCGACCGCGGTTTCAGATGAACAACTACCCCTACGTGTGACCTGCGGGGCCAATCGGTGGGGAGTGGGGGGAGTGGGAAGAAATGCCTGATCAAACGGTAAAACCCACTCCCCACGGCGGTGGGGAGTGGGGTGGGGAGTGGGGTGGGGAGCGGGTTCAAAGACACCCGAAGTGCCTTCGCGTGCACCACCGATGAGCTGTCGGGAATCGACTGAGAGGTAGGCGGCGAGGTTCTACTCCCCCGTCGCCCTACCCCATCGTCACTAGCGAGACACCGTCCGAAGATGTAGCGACAAGACACCAGCAAGAAGCCGGCTCCGGGACTTCGACCCGACCACCTTCACCTGAGCATCAAGCCAGTCCCGCTGAGCCGTCGTGAACCGGAACCACGTCTCAACGGGACCCTTGACCGCAAATGGCTCCTGATGCACGGGGATCCCGGCCGCGGATCGCCCGGCCACCGGCTGGAACAGGCTACGAAGGCCCGCGATCCCCACAGAATCGAAGGCCTCGATAACGACATCAGCGTGATCACATCTACGCTCGGCCGCGCGGCTCTGCAGTGCATCACGCGTGGCGCGATCCAGGTAAGCCGTCACGGTCACCTTCCCAATTTCCGTCGGAGGTTCGACATCATCGTCGGTGACCGGGGTCGGGTCCGGGGCCGGCTCATAAATGGGAGCCTGCTTCTCGGTCGGTGTGGGTGTGGGTGGTGGGGTTGGTTCTGGCTTACTGACCGGCTCGGAGCGAACGGGCACGGGCACCGTAGAAGTAGGCGCGGGTGATTCGGCCAGAGCTTGTGGCGGCTCCTGCGCTGCAGGCGCCTTCTCGACAGGCCGCGACTCCTCCGCGGCTGGTTCTACCTCGGTGACCGGGGTAGAGCGCCGCGGCTGGGTGGGGCTGCCAGCAGTCGGAAGGAGGCCGGCCAAACCCTCCGCTCGGTTACCTTTCGGAGCGAAAGCACTGGCAAGGCTCTTGCGGCGAGGAGTGCTGGTTTCGGTCATGCCGAAGCCACCTCCTCGCTGATGGTCGACAGGCGCACGAGGATTTCGCGTGTCAGTTCTGCGTAGTCCTCGGCCAACCCGGACGCATTGCGCGAAAGTATCTGATCCGTCGGTTTGGCGCCCTTCTTCAAAGCGGCGAAACGTGCGACTTTGGCGACTTCGGTCTGCTGTTCCAGCTCATGGACCAACAAGCCCTCCCGGCGGGCATCATAGGCAGTAGATTCCATCGTCCGGATCCGGGATTCGAAGATCGGGGCGGCATCCCCGATCATCTCGTTGACGGATTGACGGATCTTCGCCGTGAGCTTGGTTGAGCGCGAGCCCACACCGAACAAGCAAATACCTGCCAACTGCAGCCGCGGGTTGACAGCT
This genomic window from Rhodococcus pseudokoreensis contains:
- a CDS encoding terminal protein, translated to MARKPLNRTAYSRIADSLADYGSVVDNQINVARAAKELRVTQTAVREVLRAERGKQQSEFFGKLTGRRGADTSGRPGSANLKAQLLAAYGPGKRSEINTAAAARDLGVSRRTVERWLAPEGRQRIAKPRAETLKALAHKAKRAPSTQSARRAAMSTMRSSKQGKALAKYGGKIRIDAVQGPGPREYARDRLITLTLTPDQVEAMWSAYERGGDKGMTDWMNTRAQDYVGGWEFFQINSFDLER
- a CDS encoding telomere-binding protein — translated: MTAITAGAIENGRMSSFDRVRAAAERNGGVTERGSTQLMARCPIHGDRHASMSVTWVDGHRGGMVLLHCHGCEAPVSEIADGLGLSMTDLFDEPLFGRDALTRVGRSPHQRGAGRRRPKGGRLPARIAFPDVTPDAQHRWDRVKVYPYVSADGALVQEVIREECTSCEAGRHKQFRQVFVDAAGTRRKRKPEGFEPVLYRLPELLSAISSHSPVWLLEGEKDVETAESLGLVATTNAQGGLNFPLSCADLFEGAEVRVVLDRDSVGWKRGIELASLLGGSGAQVQLLLSAPAAPKSDFTDHVDGGQWLTDSRWGGLIPVRPGEVAAHGFAADVIEKQALIELALAEATARADRADGRDGDEEFRRAQRWALESERRFEDLTELLDKVRQQAAAEGTDWAGEAVENAMTAWRAARVAARAAHDVARVPIPPILQDPELEPVPGAVQESLSPVDSQSVRSGSESLVTPLNTIRGRNVIAPVYRIIDGNLVEIVTTKSGDQQAKLVLDLDARIVEMEYLEIAEAGIDVDEPELMGRAAMAGQSEVNPAAPQELTAVVIGYTHPESREFLRIRIPAKEYRDCGWVDTLPGPPAYDSRPSGVAKLRDALKGAGGREIQRVVRYRSTGWRRDDQGKWFFVHAGGAIDENGGRVAPVLLTGPLKMYDLPAPTPDPVRIREAFLLHSGSMLERTPTRVSAALLGQVFRSALGPTPWVLTLVGSPNSYKTSLASLAMHHWGEKWDRRRPATSMSGNGDTLNALRIKLNAAKDALYWADDVAPTRDFGTAQKALEEFARMVHNGEQRSRSTRDGLGVLDGTPPRASALVTSEIMPRPGSAAQRMLVVPLQAREIELDVLKELDTAHSRHGRALLMATYLQWLCPRLDSVRAEAFAEGERYSERLRTSGESVRQADALGSLWAGWHAMSRFLVDVGALTENEVAQVGDLVTMGLSDAAAAATDPDLPMRTGARVRELLVHALRNGHAYVEDVDTGQAPADWSMAACLGWRRSVVGETSDGTPRWRAEGRGVRLGYVVANPRPCDGQPQVLLDPMALEQVLKATGQTMTDTLQIDRGTALRALYDEGVLIAEERKGRMPRYTVQRMVKCENRRQRMVALRLHKLLGSDDPEDQVTSDAGSSDPTPGGDSSDSSTPDVPSGPALFDGWLADLNSPAPGVASGDSSNEIMSLTSSHSEQEPEMAIETDAEGHFADGVQISPVSTCALCGGEDAGWQIDGLVMHLPCWWQSTAATRSAAAATGDTVGQDSPMVVDELESAPVETTSPDTAAATPAIVATAETTQQPTTTTPAPNPAAGEAPTTFTAPAAVLDVDGAWLPDGTRHDLAAPITHVGDVAELVATLNLGTWTSDKWSVPGQIWITDAMAQHVGIDTSSLGKRNRNDRIKELTAQSPFVTEALSEGWQLGGKEGDRLGTWTRVWKGETRGVWVALVSGMSQDPKEMPILGDSPAPAVLARRLSLLAGALRFPWAVSPASTGIDLMIAARPKEWKRVFASSDAEFAKKFQIFEADIDWSRTLSDDEAKCRYVHAFDRGGSYAAGIAGLELPIGEPVHHSNGLPFDRKLPGYWLVEIPDCADWRLPNPLNPMGLSISEPKWVTTPTLERASSLGYEPEILEAYVWPDHGRVLVPWYERIRDARTALDVKDDLDAQLAREQNKVIYTHTIGILNSDLHLAGRPGYSPERHHHIVAKSRANIMYRIAQIGEDTGQWPVAVTKDTVLYVSDESDPQRAWPGGPKQFGRGFGQYKPEGSALLAEHQQYLDSKGYRGKSDLIAPAEWMSANISAGSDS